The Cyanobacteria bacterium GSL.Bin1 genome segment GCATTAATCAGTTGTTGAGCAAAGAACACCTTTGATTCGCAGACATCTGAAATGACCTGGACAGCCCCTTGGCGATACGATGCTAAGTCTTCTGAGTTATTCTCAAGATTCTCAAAAATAGACAGTTCCTTTGGCAAGGGAGAGACTTCTTCAGAAAGGGTAGTTTCAGAAGCCACGCGACCTTTTCCTTGGGCAGAGTATTGATAAATTAGAGCGCGATCACTGCCTAGAAAAGTACAGCTTCTTTGAGTTGCAAGATGCAGAACTTCCTGAATATTGAGAGAACCATGAATGGCTTGAGAAATCTCATTGAGAAACTGTTCTGCTGCGAGTTGTTGCTTCAGATGCAGGGTATTCGTTTTAGCAAGATCGTGCCAAACACGCTCAGAGTCTAACACTCCCACAACCTCATCTTGATCATTAATAACTGCAATTTCAGAAGTTTGATTCTGTTGTAATTGATTAAGAACGCGAGCAATACAACTTAATTCCGACTCATAAACCGTCGGTTCTCGAGGAAGCATCATTGCTTCTACGGCTAGCGTTTCTAATGTTTCTCCTTGAGCACATAATGCCAAAATTTGTTGGGCACTCATGCGCCCAACTAACTTTTCTTGTGCTGTTACTAACACAGAATTTTTATCTGAAAAATCATTATTCCCCTGTGCTTGGGAGGTGATTAATCTTAAAGCTTCAGCAACAGAACAAGTTGATTGAATGGTTAATGGAGAAAAAGCAATTAGCTGCTTGAAATTTATTTCTAAGTCATTTGACTTAATATCCATCCGTTATTTTTATCACTCATTGATTAATACTTGTTTCAATTATAGGATCGGTCATTTCCATGAATTTCTCTAGTCATCATCCTCTAAACCAGGACGTCCAAGCGGTTGATGCCTTTTGGATTCTTGAGTCCAGAGGGTTAAACCTTGTATTGACCGAGCGGGTGGAATTTTACCGCATAGAGAAATGCCAAAACCAAGGATTATTCCCATCGGCGCGGTAATTGCTGATCGCCAGATCCCTGGAAACGTTAACCATCCTGCTTCAGAACTAATAATGATTAGAATCACTGCTAAAACAGTACCATAAAAGGCGCCATTGGCATTAATGCGAGGAAACAGGACTCCCATCAAAAAAATTCCTAATAACGGCCCTAAGAAAATCGTGGTATAGCTAACAAGGAAGGGTAATAAATCTTTACCGGTTGAAGCAACATAAAAAGCCGAAAAAATACCTAAAATCCCCCAAAAAACAATTAAAATTTGCGCAACTCGTAGGGAGTTTGATTCATTTTCTTGGTGGCAGAAATATCGATCATAAAAATCAACTGTCATACAGGTTGCTAAAGAGTGTAAGGCTGAGTCAATTGATGACATCGCTGCTGCAAAAATCGCTGCTACTAAAAAACCTGATGCTCCTACCGGCACTTGGTTAACGATAAAATAGGGCAAAATTTGATCGCCAACAATCTCTTCGGGGAGACCCGTATTCAGAGAATAGAAACCAAATAAGATCACGCCGAGAAAAAGCGTCGCCGCCACTCCCACAAAGCCAGAAAACCAGCCCAGTAAAATGGCTTTCCGCGCAGAGGGCACATCAGAACAGGAAACATACCGTTGTACCGATTGTTGATTGGTCCCAGCCACAGCAAAGGCAAGGATGCCATAAGCCAACAAAGCCGTTGGTAGAGAATAGATAGAATCAGGTTCCCAAGAGGTATTAAACATGGTTAGTTTCCCGGCCTCCCCAGCAGCTTGCCACAGGGTACCCAAGCCACCATTGACACCCGAAACAGCTGCCCAAACTCCTGCGCCCAAGCCTAGAAAAATCATGCCAAACTGCAACACATCTGTCCAAACCACTGCTGTAATGCCACCCGCTACAGTGTAGACAATTGAGATTAAACCAACAATCATAATCGCTGGGTAGAGAGGAATTCTGGTTACAGTCGAAACCACCAGCGATGCCCCATAGAGCAAGGCACCCAGGCGAGCAATGACAAATAAAAGAAAGCACAGTGACCCCAGAGAGCGAGTTTTTGCATCAAAGCGCCTTTCTAAATACTCGTAGGCTGTTGTCAAATTAAGATTAATAAAAAAAGGTAAAAATAGGGCAATCACTAATCCATAACCAATTAAATCCCCCAACTGAAGTTGTAAGTATAAAAAACCATGTCCATAACCTTGCCCAGGTCCTCCGAGTAGGGAAGCAGCGGAGAATGAGGTAGCAACAATCGAAAAACCAATCGCCCACCAAGGGATTTGACGAGCACCGCGAAAATATTCAT includes the following:
- a CDS encoding sodium/solute symporter (Members of the Solute:Sodium Symporter (SSS), TC 2.A.21 as described in tcdb.org, catalyze solute:Na+ symport. Known solutes for members of the family include sugars, amino acids, nucleosides, inositols, vitamins, urea or anions, depending on the system.); this translates as MGIIDWSIVAVYALIVISIGMIASRKQNNTDEYFRGARQIPWWAIGFSIVATSFSAASLLGGPGQGYGHGFLYLQLQLGDLIGYGLVIALFLPFFINLNLTTAYEYLERRFDAKTRSLGSLCFLLFVIARLGALLYGASLVVSTVTRIPLYPAIMIVGLISIVYTVAGGITAVVWTDVLQFGMIFLGLGAGVWAAVSGVNGGLGTLWQAAGEAGKLTMFNTSWEPDSIYSLPTALLAYGILAFAVAGTNQQSVQRYVSCSDVPSARKAILLGWFSGFVGVAATLFLGVILFGFYSLNTGLPEEIVGDQILPYFIVNQVPVGASGFLVAAIFAAAMSSIDSALHSLATCMTVDFYDRYFCHQENESNSLRVAQILIVFWGILGIFSAFYVASTGKDLLPFLVSYTTIFLGPLLGIFLMGVLFPRINANGAFYGTVLAVILIIISSEAGWLTFPGIWRSAITAPMGIILGFGISLCGKIPPARSIQGLTLWTQESKRHQPLGRPGLEDDD